The nucleotide sequence TTCGATCTCTCAACTGAGAAGATCAGGGTGAAAGAAAGAGAGGTTGGGGGTACTGACGTGAACAGAACCACTTAAGAACAAAGTGTAGGGGCAAGTCATTTGTATAATACAGAGCAAGCTAATTAATTGGATAAGCAATGGAGGAATCAAACTGCTACCTGTCTATGGTAGTATAGTgagggaagaagaaaaatgagacCTTCAGATGGAAAGGTTCCCGGCTTCAACTTCAGCGatgcaattcaattcaattaggGAAAAGTAGACACCAATAACTAGTTGGCTCCatagaaaataccaaaaccccaaaaaaaatccTGATTAGTGCAACAAAACATGTTGAGAACACCATAAACACAAAAACAGAGGAATCTTGTCTTCACACTGAGATAGGATTTAAAATAACAAACTTGCATCTGTATAACCGGATCTATCAATTTGAAATCGCAACCAAGACAGATTTGACAATTTGAAGCAGTATCAAAGTAGATTTAGAAATAGAAACAGATATTGGTTTAGATTGCAAAAGATCGACcattatcatcatcttcattgTCGCATTGATGTTGTCAATTGACAAACCCATAGGTAGAAAATGTAGAAAACTCAAACTATTTGACAAGCATACTAAGACCGTCCCAATAGAAAGAAGGGAGGAGGTGGAGAAGAATGATATACACATGTGAAATGTCATGTCTAATGATTACTTAGACCCAAAAATATCCCATCTTGGTTGTGAACAAATTTATCTTGTCCAAAGGTTAAGAGTTTTGCTTGTATGTTGTGAGGGGGACATTGTTAATTCCAAATTATAATAAGGTGTTTATGTGGAACCAAATTAAAGGCACACGATTattttaacattaaaaaaaaaatctacagaCATTAGTTTATGAATTTGTTTCATTTAACATGAAATTTTGGAAAAGTAATTTGTATTtgggaaaataaaataagtgaTTTGGATAACTATCAAAAAGCACTTGTCTCTTCAAACTTTATAAACAAAACCCGTTATTGGGTCGAAGGTTCATCTACGTGGGCCTGATTTTAAAAGAGAAAAGCCCATAACGACAATAATAAAAACTAtagttattaattaattaaaggtTTATCTATGTGGGCCCGATTCGTGTCCGGatccttctttcaaattcttGTTGCCCCAAGGAGTACAGCGGCAAgcatttctcaaaaaaaaaaacaaaagagtacAGCAGCCAGACGTACAGTGCAATCTTAGCTTCTTGATTCGTGTCATGGACGTATTCTTTGATTCTTCTGGATCTTCGATTCCTTCTGTAATATTTCCTCCAATAAGACCTGCATCGTGTGCAATCCTCTGATGAAAGAACACGTTGAACTTCCTCATCCGCGTAAGAGATCCAATCGGGCCTACTACTCCTTGATCGCGGATACAACGAACACTGATTGTATCAAATATAAGCTTGTTCGTGTTTTTAGGCCGAAATTTAGTTTCACCTTTGTGTTATCCATTTTCCGTAGATATATCGAATCCACACTgcttttttcaatttaatttctACTTAATGACCCAAAGAAAAGGCCGATGGAGAGAGAGTCCCAAGGAATGTGGGACATTTTAACTAGTTTTTGAAATACCTGTTGGAAATTGTCTATGCTATGCTATGCTATCGAGTGATCAGAAGGGTGAGTGGGAGCACTTTGAAGAGAGAATTCCATGTTTAGCCCATGAAATCATGATGGGTTCCAAGGTGATTTTTAGTAGCTAGGAAACTGTATGGGGCAATTGACTTGATATTCTCGTTTGTCCACTTGATGTGAGGAAGAGCGAACCTTGTAATGAACTAATAGAGGCTCCGAGAGCTCCGCTCATAAGGTGTTTGTGAAAATTCCAGGACAAGATTTGTCGACGAAAACTTTGTCTCGATCTTATTCTTTGTAGCGTGGTGCGGATTGTTTGTTAAACCCGGATTCTGTTGAAAAGTACTGTTATATCTAGCAACTATGATCAGTGTGATGATCATAGAAATTACATCTAAGCAACCGGTACATGAATATATCACCATGCATGCGTAAAAATACTGCTCTGCTAACTAGAATTGAAGAATAGTAAATGAAGCATGcaaataaagaaaaggaaagaaaagaaatgttAGATGAATGTTAACAAAAGGAAACAAGAAAGAAGTCTCAAATAGGCACCCAAGCAGTAGCAAACACAACATTGTGACCCTTCCATGTAAGTACAacatcatcttcttccttcttcaatCCCCACCCAGCTGCATGTTCATCTAACATTGTTTTCACTTCTGAAACCGCATCTTCCCCGAATCCAATCCCCCGAAAGCTCGCATTTCTCATCCTTTGCACCCACTGACTCTTCTGTTCAAGCCTCTCCACCCTTTGAACCCCTTCATATGCTATCACATTCTCAATCTTCCAACAAATCTCTTCCTCGTACCACTGCCTTTGCTTGCTTCCTTTTGGAAGAAATGTGTCCACGGTATCATACGGTATCCATAGATAATTGAACGCAGACCTCAATCTACACACCAAATTACTCGACGTAAAATCTGCATCTTCATCTACAATTACAACTATTGTTGGGTCTAAACTACGAATTGCTTTCAGGAACATTGATCGTAGCGACAACGTGCTAGAAATTGCAGCAACTGGTATGGTTTCTTCTTGTATGTAATGAAGCATCATGTGACAATTTATCACTAGTGCCTCACTAGTACTACTCTGCATTCGTAACTGTTCGATTAAGGAACAAAACCCGTCTGCGAAATTCGCAGAAATCACTCTGAAATCCATTGTTATATTGCGTGAGCGAGCGAATGTGACCAACTTAAACTTAATTTCCTCGTAAGAATAATCAAGCATGGGCGGTACACCTTCAATTGGACCGACTACTGTGAGCTTGAGGATGAGTGGACGACCTTCTAAGCGATTAGCGATTGCATCAATGAGAGTAGGGATTTGCATACAATGTGCTGAGCTTAAATCAACAATATGTATAACTGAATAACCTTCAACAGCATCTAGTATCGCTGCATTTGCTGCAGTGAACCCGAACCGATGCCACGGGGTCAAATCAATGAAACTCGCAAGCTCAACGAGTGAAAACTTGTGTGTTTCAACAGTGAGGTTGTTGGAGTGAACATTTGCCATTAAGACTTTGCAGGTACCAATCTTAGTGGCGCGGGCGATTAGGGCTCTAAGGAAGGCGCAGGTGAGACGTTGATTGGAGTCGCCATCCGGTTGCGCTGTGTTGTTGAGCACCCATAGGATTTGTTGAGCAAGAGTTGCGTCGTTGCTTTCGATGGCGTTGGCGCAGTGGACAAGAAGTTGTTCCATGCAATTCGCGTCGCCAAAGTTGCCTAAAGCAGCCTTTGATGTGGGGAATCCAGGCCACGGACGCATAGTCCTCATGTGGTTATTGTTGTTATGGTTCTTGttcgtggtggtggtggtggtggtggtagggTTTGGAATAAATGGAGTGATTTGGTGTAAGGATTGTGGTGGGTTTTCATTGAATTGCATCATTTGAGGGAGAGAAAGAGACTAGACTAGAAGAAATTTTGGGGGAGATTGAAAATTCTGCAGGAGGTGAGTCAAAGAAAAAGAGCTAGAGGCAGTGGGGattttttgctttgctttgctttgacATGGCAAGATCAAAAAAGGGACTGATCAGGAAGAGAGCGCAGAGACTCCCatcccaagaaaatcaaaaaaactTAGTTACAAGTCAAAATAGGCATAAGAAAATAGACACTTCAATTAGCAAATCTATCAGCCTTTTCAGTTGTCAAGATTTTGGCCGGTGGTGATTGAACAACCTTTTTGATGGCTACAAAAGGGTCTAATTCTAATCCCCTCCTCCTTCACAACCCTTTTTCCTGCCTTTTCAGGtgggtatgtatatatgtgtatgttttggttttgtttctgtgtatatgaattatgaaacagtacagagagagagagagagagagaggtaggtGCTGTTTTGCTAGCGTTGTCTTTTGGTGGCATGTGAAGTAGCCGGCCAGGGTTTTGTCTGGATGTGGGAGTTGGGATTTTGTCATGTATTGAGGGGGGAGTGGGAAAAATTGGAATTAAAGCAGTTGAAGGTTTTGGCTCACTCTCACAgtctcactcactcactcatAAATTCATATATCATCATGAACAAATCATTTTTTACACTCAATTTGTATTTGAAGATCTATCTATCTAGGTACCAATTATCTTGGTGGGCCGGGTTGATGAAACACTAGGACTAGGACTAGAAGGAAGGATCGATATCATATATCAgcataaattcataattaagTTGCGAGACAAACAGACAGCTAGAATGGGAGAAGGGTCCCTCTCCAGTGACTCATCATCACCACAATTTAGATACTATTACCAGCATATATTGATAAGACAAAATGGTATAGTCATTGTCCAAACCCCCAACTTAGAATTATCTCTCCCTCTATCATGACTCCAAAATGCTCGAGACTTTAAACTCTTTGTCTCTCTTAataaacaaattattatttcattctctagggctatatatatatatattaattgctCTTTTCAAGTAACACCAGAGGTTTTAGTTTTTGGTGCAGAAATTTGGTAGACCAATACCATGCATGAGTTTGCGGGAATATAATTCtccagctctctctctctctcattagcTAATTCAAGCAACAAAAATCTTATCCTGGACCATGTACTTTaggtatatatatgatatgatttctgctacaaatccaaataaaatgaCGAATAATATGGAACATATAACATGTGAAGTGAAGGGGGGAGCACATGCATGCTAAatggtccatatatatatatatatacacacactttaTTATATATCGATCATGGAACTAATCCTTTTTTGTTATGGACCTGCATGGCTTTACATCTGATATATTCCATTTGTTGAAGGAGTACTGGTCATAGACCCACCAGTAATAGACAAGTCTACCATGACACGGCCAAAACTTATTGTACGCTCAGCTGCTCCACAGAAATATCCATCTTTCATTTTCTCCatctgattttattttttttattttactctaaaaatcaaggaaaattaaaaaaaaaaaagtgttgaaaATATCAACTCactcacatcaacaatattattcacTTTGAATTTATCGGTTCTCGTGAATACATCGGGTCTGCATACATTGTTCTTCCTGAGCCATCGTACGTTAATActtagaccaaaaaaaaaacatctcgTCGATGAAAGAGGAAGTGAAACTTTATAAACCACATTACTTGGGTTAACAAACGATCTAGGTTTTTTACGAGTCTCGAGAAAAAGAGCATGCATATACattcacatacacacatatagtaATTAACTAGGACCACTATAAGCTTGTCCTATATTTGCCAGTGACCTTTGCAACTCTAATGTCATTTTCTCACTATACATTTAGTACACTATTTGCTCAAGAGGGTTCATTTCATTTATCAGAATTATTGGCTACGTagtactaaaccctaaaccctagctTGGTCTCCAAAAACATAGGTCATCCTTAAAAGTTACATAAAATGTATATACCACGTTGTTTCTTATTACTCTTAACGAATTTtcagtattatatatataatatttctatgagatattataaattaaaaattacccATGTAATTATATAAAGAATCATCGATCGAGGAGTCGGAGCTAGAGAAAGCTGAATTACTTTTTTTGGTACTGTGTCgagaatattattattattattatttattattaacttAGCAATTCCACGTCTTGGAAGTGCATGCAGTTGAAgaagagagaataagaagaatagCAGGGAATACGTATAAGGAGAATCAGATAAGTTAAGGAtgtgaattttaaaaatacattaaaaaaaatgtgggGAATTTTGAGGAGGATTCCCTAACTTGAGATACAAAGACTAGATGACATagagtgataaataaaatatttggagCATGATTTGGAATTTTCTGCAAATAGAATTCTCTCTCATTCATGGCCTCGATCCGTTTGGTAAATCATTTGAAATTTATCATATATGTTggttttaaaatattgtatttaATGCTAGCTAATGTGCTGTCTAAAATATTGTCATTATTGTGActgttaatttaatttaatttttcctAATAATATTTATGATGTTTAAAATACTGTGATACATTAAATACAGGGGTATTATGCAATTCATTATAAAATATAAGCAATCAATAATCAATTTGTTCAACAATTCAAGAGACGTGTTCAAcactaaaaaattaaaatcaaacaaactatcTTCTTCTTGCATTAAAAAGTGGAATTTCAAGGGACGTGttcaacactaaaaattaaaatcaaacaaactatcTTCTTCTTGCATTAAATAGTGGAATATTCCTGGTAGCATGACTGTGAAGAGTGAAGATAATAATAGGAGGGTATATTTGAAATATTACTGAAATGGTTGTCCAAGAAATAATTTCagaaatttacttttttttttgaaataccacacaGAAATATGTTTGCAGCTGGAATCGAGCCTTGAACACATATATACTTAACCCAGACAATTGACAACCGAGCCACCTCTTGTTGGTAGAATTTTAAGTAAAATGCTACATTTATGCTGTTTGAAATGAACATTTGGTATGCTAAAAcgtagtgtgtgtatatatatatatatatagtcatactTTAAATTGTTTGTCAAACTAGCCCATAGTCTTTGGTGTTCATTCATTAATGACaacatcaaaaacaaaatgtcTATATAAAAGAAGGAAGCTAAGCATGTGATAGCTTAAGATTAGATACCCACACTAATGAATAAGTAATTCCTTTTaaattggtatatatatatgctatataAGCATACCATACTGACAAGTGACATGGTATATGTAGTAGTACTCTATGAGACTTATCCAAGTAGAGGGAACTTTGACAGAACATATGGAAGCCAAAGGTATAAAGACACCAACATCGAATGTTGTGCAATTGATGCGGAATAAATAAGGACAATACTACATTCTTCAATGCAAAATTTAGGAtgagttttaaatttttttgatattctATTAGATAATAGATAGATAGGCTAGACGAATATTTTGACTACCATACAATTAATCATTAATAAGATAAACAACTCTAGCACACCAAATTCAAGGGGTGTTCGTTGTTGGTTTCGGTCgattttttggggtttttttgacataaaaataaccgatcaaacgttcggttttgttgattttttttttatcggtTTGGTTCGGTTTTTAGTGGAGAAATGTGTAATTTTGTATTATAAAAAACCGACCAATCATTTCGGTTTCGGTTTTTTTTGAACAACCCTACCAAATTCTCGTAGCGGACAAATTCGGGGACATGTAGGATGCTACGAATCTATTCTAACTATCAATAAATTCCTAAAATTTTAGGCGGAATGAGAATTGTAATACTTTCTACTTCTTGGGGTATATATAATGACAGACCGAGAGACTCAGGTAACTTACCCGcacataataaattaaaatgatGCAATTATACTTTGTTTTGCACATATAAAAAAGAATTAACAATGAGCATGGATTACATGTTAATCTAACAGGGTTTGACAATTAATTTAGATTTCTTTGTTATATTTTTCAcctaaaatgataaatatttattttcaaggcAATCAACACCAACATACATCCGGACCAAAACAAACAATCCTTCCGCAGCCCATTTAGCAAGTTCGTGGGCTGGGCTATTCACAGAACAATAATATTCAAAATTCTATGTGGTCACAGTGCTCATCACAAATCCAACGGCAATAATACCAACAACATCAGTATCCTGATTCCTTTTCCCACTTCTG is from Tripterygium wilfordii isolate XIE 37 chromosome 14, ASM1340144v1, whole genome shotgun sequence and encodes:
- the LOC120015644 gene encoding scarecrow-like protein 32; its protein translation is MMQFNENPPQSLHQITPFIPNPTTTTTTTTNKNHNNNNHMRTMRPWPGFPTSKAALGNFGDANCMEQLLVHCANAIESNDATLAQQILWVLNNTAQPDGDSNQRLTCAFLRALIARATKIGTCKVLMANVHSNNLTVETHKFSLVELASFIDLTPWHRFGFTAANAAILDAVEGYSVIHIVDLSSAHCMQIPTLIDAIANRLEGRPLILKLTVVGPIEGVPPMLDYSYEEIKFKLVTFARSRNITMDFRVISANFADGFCSLIEQLRMQSSTSEALVINCHMMLHYIQEETIPVAAISSTLSLRSMFLKAIRSLDPTIVVIVDEDADFTSSNLVCRLRSAFNYLWIPYDTVDTFLPKGSKQRQWYEEEICWKIENVIAYEGVQRVERLEQKSQWVQRMRNASFRGIGFGEDAVSEVKTMLDEHAAGWGLKKEEDDVVLTWKGHNVVFATAWVPI